Proteins encoded together in one Triticum dicoccoides isolate Atlit2015 ecotype Zavitan chromosome 7B, WEW_v2.0, whole genome shotgun sequence window:
- the LOC119340929 gene encoding receptor-like protein kinase produces the protein MQEQMGLILWHHLLLFSNLVSLCCGLSSDGHALLALSRRLILPDIISSNWSSSDTTPCGWKGVQCEMNIVVHLNLSYSKVSGSIGPEVGRMKYLRQLDLSSNNISGPIPHELGNCLLLDLLDLSGNSLSGGIPTSLMNLKKLSQLGLYSNSFSGEIPEGLFKNRFLERVYLQDNKLSGSIPPSVGEMKSLKYFRLDGNMLSGALPDSIGNCTKLENLYLYDNKLNGSLPRSLSNIKGLVLFEAYNNSFTGDISFRFKSCKLEVFVLSWNQISGEIPGWLGNCSSLIRLAFLHNRLSGQIPTSLGLLKKLSILILTQNSLSGLIPPEIGSCRSLVWLQLDANQLEGTVPKQLANLRNLQQLFLFENRLSGEFPQDIWGIQGLEYVLLYNNSLSGGLPPMSAELKHLKFVKLQDNLFTGVIPPGFGINSPLIEIDFTNNRFVGGIPPNICSGKRLTVWNLGHNFLNGTIPFTVANCPSLERVRLHNNNLSGQVPQFRDCANLRYIDLSHNSLSGHIPASLGRCANITAINWSANKLGGPIPPELGQLVKLESLDLSHNSLEGAIPAQISSCSKLHLFDLSFNSLNGSALTTVCKLEFMLNLRLQGNRLSGGIPDCISQLHGLVELQLGGNALGGHLPSSLGILKRLSTALNLSSNGLEGSIPSQLRYLVDLASLDLSGNNLSGDLAPLGSLRALYTLNLSNNRFSGPVPENLLRFMNSTPSPFSGNSDLCVSCHDGDSSCKGANVLEPCSSLRRRGVHGRVKIAMICLGSVFVGVFLILCIFLKYRGSKTKPEGELNPFFGESSSKLNEVLESTENFDDKYIIGTGGQGTVYKATLRSGEVYAVKKLVGHAHKILHGSMIREMNTLGQIRHRNLVKLKDVLFRREYGLILYEFMDNGSLYDVLHGAEPAPILEWRIRYDIALGTAHGLAYLHNDCHPAIIHRDIKLKNILLDKDMVPHISDFGIAKLIDLSPAASETTGIIGTVGYMAPEMAFSTRSTIEFDVYSYGVVLLELITRKMALDPSFPHDVDLVSWVSSTLNEGNVIESVCDPALMREVCGTAELEEVCSVLSIALRCTTEDARQRPSMMDVVKELTRARRDAVSLPKQAISGSSSSCLNLAT, from the exons ATGCAG GAACAAATGGGGCTAATTTTATGGCATCATTTGCTTCTCTTCTCCAACCTAGTCTCGCTCTGCTGCGGTTTGAGTTCAGATGGCCATGCCCTTCTGGCTCTCTCCAGGCGGCTCATACTGCCTGATATCATAAGCTCGAACTGGAGTTCTTCTGATacaactccctgtggatggaagggAGTTCAGTGTGAGATGAACATTGTGGTTCACCTCAATCTATCATACTCCAAAGTTTCTGGTTCAATTGGTCCTGAGGTAGGGCGTATGAAGTACCTGCGGCAACTCGATCTGTCAAGCAACAACATCTCCGGTCCGATCCCTCATGAATTGGGAAATTGTCTTCTGCTTGACCTGCTGGATCTGTCAGGGAACAGCCTTTCCGGTGGAATTCCGACATCCCTCATGAACCTAAAGAAGCTATCACAGCTCGGCTTGTACAGCAACTCCTTCAGTGGAGAGATACCCGAGGGGCTGTTCAAGAACCGGTTTCTGGAGCGGGTGTATCTCCAAGACAATAAACTCAGTGGCTCCATCCCTCCATCGGTTGGTGAAATGAAGAGTCTGAAATACTTTAGGTTGGATGGGAACATGttgtccggagctctgccggactcAATTGGCAACTGCACCAAGTTGGAGAATCTATATCTATATGATAATAAACTGAATGGGAGTCTTCCGAGATCATTGAGCAACATCAAAGGGCTCGTGCTCTTTGaggcctacaacaacagttttacaGGCGACATCTCTTTCAGATTCAAGAGCTGCAAGCTTGAAGTGTTTGTGCTATCTTGGAATCAGATCAGTGGGGAAATCCCGGGGTGGCTGGGAAATTGTAGCAGCTTAATCAGACTTGCATTTCTCCACAACCGTCTCTCTGGCCAGATACCAACTTCACTCGGTTTATTGAAAAAGCTATCAATCCTTATACTTACTCAGAATTCTTTGTCTGGGCTGATCCCTCCTGAGATTGGTAGCTGTCGGTCGCTGGTGTGGCTGCAGCTGGACGCAAACCAGCTTGAGGGCACCGTTCCGAAACAGCTGGCTAATCTGCGTAACTTGCAGCAGCTATTTCTGTTTGAGAATCGCCTCAGTGGGGAGTTCCCTCAGGATATTTGGGGCATCCAAGGCCTCGAATATGTCCTTCTGTACAACAACAGCTTATCTGGGGGCCTACCTCCAATGTCGGCCGAGTTGAAGCACCTTAAGTTCGTCAAACTACAGGATAATCTGTTCACTGGAGTCATACCACCAGGATTTGGGATTAACAGCCCTTTAATAGAGATCGACTTCACAAATAATAGGTTTGTTGGTGGAATCCCACCGAACATTTGTTCGGGTAAAAGATTAACAGTTTGGAATTTGGGGCATAATTTTCTCAATGGTACCATCCCGTTCACTGTTGCTAACTGCCCAAGTTTAGAGCGAGTTCGACTCCATAACAACAATCTCAGTGGGCAAGTTCCGCAATTCCGAGACTGTGCAAATCTGCGGTACATAGATTTGAGTCACAATTCCTTAAGTGGTCATATTCCTGCAAGCTTGGGCAGGTGTGCTAACATTACAGCGATAAACTGGTCTGCAAACAAGCTTGGTGGTCCAATACCACCCGAACTCGGACAATTAGTGAAGTtggaaagtcttgacctctcccacAACAGCCTAGAGGGGGCAATTCCTGCACAGATTTCCAGTTGCTCGAAGTTGCACTTGTTTGATTTGAGTTTCAACTCTTTGAATGGTTCTGCGCTCACAACAGTATGCAAGCTGGAGTTTATGTTAAATCTGCGGCTACAGGGGAATAGATTAAGTGGAGGCATTCCAGATTGTATCTCGCAGTTACATGGGCTAGTCGAGCTACAACTTGGCGGCAATGCTCTTGGTGGTCATCTCCCTTCATCATTAGGAATTTTGAAAAGATTGAGTACTGCACTAAACCTTAGCAGCAATGGGCTGGAGGGCAGCATTCCATCTCAATTACGCTACTTGGTGGATCTTGCCAGCTTAGATTTGTCTGGTAATAATCTCAGTGGGGATCTTGCTCCGTTAGGAAGTCTACGTGCATTGTATACATTGAATCTTTCCAATAACAGATTCAGCGGGCCAGTGCCAGAGAATCTTTTACGGTTTATGAATTCTACACCAAGCCCATTTAGTGGAAATTCAGATCTCTGTGTGTCTTGTCATGATGGTGATTCTTCTTGCAAGGGAGCTAATGTTTTGGAACCTTGTAGTTCATTGAGGAGAAGAGGAGTACATGGCCGAGTCAAGATAGCTATGATATGTCTTGGTTCAGTTTTTGTTGGTGTGTTTCTGATACTCTGTATCTTTCTGAAATACAGAGGTTCCAAGACTAAACCTGAGGGAGAGTTAAATCCATTTTTTGGGGAGTCATCTTCTAAATTAAATGAGGTTTTGGAATCAACTGAAAACTTTGATGACAAGTACATCATCGGCACAGGTGGCCAAGGAACTGTATACAAGGCAACATTGAGGTCAGGAGAAGTATATGCCGTGAAGAAGCTTGTGGGTCATGCACACAAGATTTTGCATGGAAGCATGATAAGGGAGATGAATACGCTTGGTCAAATTAGGCATAGGAACTTAGTAAAGCTAAAGGATGTTTTGTTCAGGCGTGAGTATGGGTTGATCCTCTATGAATTTATGGACAATGGTAGCCTTTATGATGTTCTCCATGGGGCTGAGCCAGCTCCAATTCTGGAGTGGAGGATACGGTATGACATAGCTCTTGGTACAGCACATGGTTTAGCTTATCTCCACAACGACTGCCACCCAGCCATTATTCACCGCGACATTAAACTGAAAAATATACTGTTGGACAAGGACATGGTGCCACATATTTCAGACTTTGGCATTGCAAAGCTTATCGACCTGTCTCCTGCTGCTTCAGAAACTACCGGAATCATTGGCACTGTTGGATATATGGCCCCAG AGATGGCATTTTCAACCAGGAGTACCATTGAGTTCGATGTGTACAGCTACGGAGTGGTATTACTTGAACTGATTACCAGAAAGATGGCCCTGGATCCCTCGTTCCCTCACGATGTGGACCTAGTCAGCTGGGTATCCTCCACCCTGAATGAGGGCAATGTGATCGAGTCCGTGTGCGACCCTGCCCTAATGCGTGAGGTATGTGGCACTGCTGAACTGGAGGAAGTATGCAGTGTGCTGTCGATAGCCCTTAGATGCACCACGGAGGACGCAAGACAGAGGCCTTCCATGATGGATGTTGTGAAAGAGCTGACACGTGCTAGGCGTGATGCTGTATCGCTACCGAAGCAGGCCATATCTGGTTCCAGCAGTTCCTGTCTAAACCTGGCAACCTGA